GCAACTTCGGATTTTTTCTGATTGAACAGGGGAACCTGGAGCGCGCACTGGAAATAAATCTTGAAGCCGAGGCCTATGATGGAGAATCTGCGGTAATTCAGGATAATCTGGGACTCTGTTACATAAAACTTAATGATTGGGACAAAGCGGAGAAACTTTATGCAAAACTGATGGAGAAAGATCCCAGCTTCCCTGATGCCTGGTATAATGCTGCCCTTGTGGCCGAGAAGAAAAATGACAAAGAAAAAGCGGTATCCTATCTGAATACCGCTCTGACTAAAAAGTTCTCCTACCTGAGTACCCTGAGCAGGGAACAGGTGGAAGAACAGCTGAATAAACTAAAAGTCTGAATTTACTTACAAGCTGATAATCCCGGGACACAGGGTCCCGGGAGATGAGTCAGTCTTTATCATCCTTTTTTTCCACGGCCCTGAAGGGGTCTGCCCAGTTGACAAAGGCTGTGGCCAGACGGGTCTGAATCCAGACCTTCCCGGAACCGCTGAAACGGCAGACAAGTCCTTCACCGGAAAAGAAAGTACTCTTCAGCCCTGCCACAGGACGAACATCATAGCTGAGGCCTTCTGTAAAACCGACAATATATCCGGTATCCACCACATAGTCGGATTCCACATCTATCTCGATCAGACCGCCGTATGTATTGAACCAGAGGTCTCCAGTACCACTGCACTTGACCATAAACAGCTTCTCACCCGAGAAAAATCCTTTAAAGCCCTGGAATTCAGCAGAGACCTCCAGATCGGGGGATGAGGCCAGATAGGCTGAGTTCTGTATAAATACAGTCGCATCCTCCAGGTAGACATGTCCGATTTCACCGGGAGAACCGGGGGCAATCCCCATCTCGGCATCCCCGGATGAAGCTGTAAACTCGGAAATAAACAGGTTTTCACCCGAAACAAGCCGTTTCAGACCGCCTTTCATTTTTGCTTTCATGGTCAGGGACGTATCCATCCAGGCCATGGCAGAAGCTTCCACTTTAAGAGTTTTGCCACTGGGGATCTTTACATTCAGCATGCCGTAGGCAGGCTGGGATTCAAGTGTGTAGGGGTATTCAGTTTTTTCCATATCGTATCCCATTATTTAATCCTCCTTCTTTGAAATCAGAAAGGGAGAAAGTGAGCTTCCGAATGTCTGATCCGCATGAGTCTGGCACCAGACTGTCCCCTTTCCTTTAAAACGGCAGACAAGACCTTCTCCACCAAGAATGGATGATATCCAGCTTCCTCCGGCCTTGCTGATCTTAAACTCAAGACTGTCGTCAAAAGCAGCAATATTACCGGTATCAACAATGTATTCACCATCCACTTCTACGGGATAGATCATACCGAAGGCATTAATAATGACCTTTCCCTTACCAGACATCTCCAGCCAGATCATATTTTCTCCGGAAAAGACATTCTTGAATCCTTCCCATTTAATATTCATATTCACATCAGGACCATGAGCTACAAAGGAACCGTTCTGCACTTTGATGCTTCTGCTTCCATCGAGTTCAAGAACAGCCATATCTCCCGGTAATGTGGCAGAGAGAAATACATCTCCTCCATTTGAACCTGCGGTGTAATGGTTCATGAAGAGACCTTCCCCGCCCAGCATTCTTGCCATTCCTTTAAGAAAGCCTTTTGCTCCGCCTTCATTCTTATTGACCTTTGTCTCTATATGCATATCGCCGGACATGGCGATCATGGCTCCTCCTTCCGCTGTCATACTCTGACCGGCAGCAAGGCTGACCTTGGCAGCAGAGTTGGAAGGACGTTTCAGAATTTCTATATTCATTAACTTCTCCATTGTTTTCTTTTCCTACCAGGGTTCATTCAGAACCTTGGTGATTTCCCACTAAGGCCTAAGGGTCAGCGGAACTTGGGGTTGAGCCATGAAGCCAATCCCTTAAGACTGCGGGTCTGTATATAAACCGTCCCGTCTCCGACTACTTTGGAGACAAAACCTTCACCGCTTGTAATACTGGCAATCAATCCTCCGGCCAGAGCCACTTTCAATTTAAGAGAAGGATCGTAGGCCACAAGGTGACCGTCATCTACTTTCAGTTCACCCTTTACCTGGCGTTCGATAATACCGCCATAGGCTCCGAACCAGAGGGTTCCGTTTCCGGAGGCTTTCAGTTTGATCAGTCCTTCACCGGAAAACCAGGATACAAATCCTGCCCATACGGTTTTGAACTGCACATCACCCGCCGAAGCCAGCCAGGAACCTTTCTGGAGACAGATCTCCTGATCTCCTGACAATTTCAATTCCCTGATCTCACCTGGAACATTCTGGGAAATTGTCACCCGCATGGGTCTGCTGCCGCCGTTTGAGAATTCATTGACAAAGAACGACTCACCGCCGAACCATTTTTTTACCAGGCCGGAAAAGAATCCGCCATTACTCCGGGCTTTCATCTCCAGTTCGGCAGACATGGACTGCATAGCCCCACTTTCTGCTGTTACTGATTCACCCGGTTCCAGATCAATATGCACATGACTGAAAGAGGGATTACCCTCTACGACTGTTTTCATGAGCTGTCTCCTTTTGCTACCGGAACCGATTTACGGTTCCGGCGATTATTTAATCAGCCCTAAGGGCCTAAAGTTACATTTATATATGCAGTATAAGGCAAAATAAAAAGGAATACATGTTTAGATTTAATAAAATTACTTCCGGAAAATCTATAATATATTGCAAGGAGACAGGAGGACTGCCGCTTTTTCTGTCTTTTTCTGGCATTTTCCTGTGTAATGTGCTTTAAATTAAGAGTTTCTGAAAGAGAATAGATTTTAAGGAGTGAGAATGGAAGGATTAGCTGTAATACTGGGCTTGGGGATATTCTTCTCACCTCTCATTGCTGTATTGTTTTTGAGGAAACGGATCAGATCCATTGAAGAACTCAATGCTGATCTGCAGAAGAGGGTCTCAAACCTTGAATCCGGTTTGAATTCAGCATCAGAGGATACAGGGGAACTATTTAAGTCAGATATAGCGCCTGTGCATATGAACACCGGGATTTCTGATGTAACAGAGACTTTCGATGAGACCTCAGCTGTTCAGGAAGTAAAACCCCTTCGAAAAACCAGAGAGAGAAAAAAAGAGAAAAAAGTATATCCCATTCTTCAGCGCCTTGAAAAACAGTTTCTGGAAAACTGGAGCGGTATTGTAGGCTCTGTGATTATGGTTCTGGGAGCCGGTTTCTTAAGTATCTACGCGGCCCTCAAGTTTGACGAGTTTGTCCGGTTTCTTCTTCTGCTCCTCCTCGCGGCCCTGCCGGGAGTTCTTTATTATCTTTTAAAAGACAGAGAGAAATGGCAGCGTCAGGCCCT
The DNA window shown above is from Oceanispirochaeta sp. M1 and carries:
- a CDS encoding TIGR00266 family protein → MGYDMEKTEYPYTLESQPAYGMLNVKIPSGKTLKVEASAMAWMDTSLTMKAKMKGGLKRLVSGENLFISEFTASSGDAEMGIAPGSPGEIGHVYLEDATVFIQNSAYLASSPDLEVSAEFQGFKGFFSGEKLFMVKCSGTGDLWFNTYGGLIEIDVESDYVVDTGYIVGFTEGLSYDVRPVAGLKSTFFSGEGLVCRFSGSGKVWIQTRLATAFVNWADPFRAVEKKDDKD
- a CDS encoding TIGR00266 family protein, whose protein sequence is MNIEILKRPSNSAAKVSLAAGQSMTAEGGAMIAMSGDMHIETKVNKNEGGAKGFLKGMARMLGGEGLFMNHYTAGSNGGDVFLSATLPGDMAVLELDGSRSIKVQNGSFVAHGPDVNMNIKWEGFKNVFSGENMIWLEMSGKGKVIINAFGMIYPVEVDGEYIVDTGNIAAFDDSLEFKISKAGGSWISSILGGEGLVCRFKGKGTVWCQTHADQTFGSSLSPFLISKKED
- a CDS encoding TIGR00266 family protein, with product MKTVVEGNPSFSHVHIDLEPGESVTAESGAMQSMSAELEMKARSNGGFFSGLVKKWFGGESFFVNEFSNGGSRPMRVTISQNVPGEIRELKLSGDQEICLQKGSWLASAGDVQFKTVWAGFVSWFSGEGLIKLKASGNGTLWFGAYGGIIERQVKGELKVDDGHLVAYDPSLKLKVALAGGLIASITSGEGFVSKVVGDGTVYIQTRSLKGLASWLNPKFR